A section of the Methanothermobacter sp. genome encodes:
- a CDS encoding TIGR00297 family protein, with protein MTDLNIGYVLLCVFIGFLTYQRGALDVWGSLFMVLMGLLIILSAGFNWLILIFIFLILGLLSTKYRHEYKKYIGVFEGTRSAKNVISNGIVPFVMAAFGYYDGFFGGFIGSVATATADTMASEIGILQTPRLITTLQRVEPGTDGGISVAGTAAGIVGAGIIGLSAFLLGVCPDPFKSMKIAVIAGTVGCFMDSLLGAVLERRKYLNNEHVNLLATVTGAVIGILLA; from the coding sequence ATGACAGACCTTAACATTGGATACGTGCTTCTGTGCGTATTCATTGGATTTTTAACATACCAGAGAGGTGCGCTTGATGTATGGGGATCCCTCTTCATGGTCCTTATGGGCTTGCTCATAATATTATCTGCCGGTTTTAACTGGTTGATCCTCATTTTTATTTTTCTGATCCTTGGCCTTCTCTCAACAAAGTACAGGCATGAATACAAGAAATACATTGGAGTTTTTGAGGGAACAAGAAGTGCCAAGAATGTCATATCCAACGGAATAGTGCCCTTTGTAATGGCTGCCTTTGGATACTATGATGGATTCTTCGGAGGGTTCATAGGATCCGTTGCAACCGCGACCGCCGATACCATGGCAAGTGAAATCGGTATTCTGCAGACGCCGCGCCTCATAACAACACTCCAGAGGGTGGAACCCGGGACAGATGGGGGTATATCCGTTGCTGGAACCGCCGCGGGGATAGTAGGGGCCGGTATAATTGGTTTATCAGCTTTTCTGCTTGGCGTATGTCCAGATCCATTTAAATCAATGAAAATAGCCGTGATTGCAGGTACTGTGGGCTGCTTCATGGACAGCCTCCTGGGGGCCGTCCTTGAGAGAAGGAAGTACCTCAACAATGAGCATGTTAACCTCCTTGCAACGGTAACAGGGGCAGTTATAGGAATTTTATTAGCATAG
- the glmM gene encoding phosphoglucosamine mutase: MKQKKRLFGTSGIRGRFGEKVTLELAVDVGRALATHLGEGKVVVGYDTRTSSQLLESALIAGIIECGCDVIRLGMVPTPLVGYATSRLGAEAGVMITASHNPAPYNGIKLWNPDGMAYSPSQERVIESIIHSGEFNRRRWDGIGSVREADLRDDYADAVAGMVQIERPLKVVIDCGCGAASHLSPLIFRMAGCSVVTLNSQPDGFFPGRDPEPVPENLSELMDTVRSTGADLGIAHDGDADRMVAVDDRGRFASFDKLLALMAREIGGKIITTVDASLCVDECLGDCGQVIRTRVGDVHVANSIAEEGADFGGEPSGTWLHPDFCMCPDGILSALRVAELISRKGPLSVLLDEVPSYPNIRDKVPCPDDRKAPVMERVASELSREFAGATEINTIDGVRISMEDGSWVLVRPSGTEPYIRITLEGKTDEEARQIHQKTRAYLENMIG; encoded by the coding sequence ATGAAGCAAAAAAAGAGATTATTCGGGACATCTGGCATAAGGGGCCGCTTCGGGGAAAAGGTGACGCTTGAACTTGCGGTGGATGTTGGAAGGGCCCTTGCAACCCACCTGGGAGAAGGGAAGGTCGTTGTTGGCTACGACACGAGAACATCCAGCCAGCTCCTTGAAAGTGCCCTGATTGCAGGGATAATCGAGTGTGGCTGTGACGTCATCAGACTTGGAATGGTGCCAACACCCCTTGTTGGTTACGCCACTTCAAGGCTGGGTGCTGAAGCAGGTGTGATGATAACCGCTTCCCACAACCCCGCCCCCTACAATGGCATAAAGCTCTGGAACCCTGATGGAATGGCCTACAGTCCATCACAGGAGCGCGTCATAGAGTCAATCATTCATTCGGGAGAATTTAATAGGAGGAGGTGGGATGGTATCGGATCAGTGAGGGAAGCTGACCTCAGGGATGACTATGCAGATGCCGTCGCTGGGATGGTCCAGATTGAAAGACCCCTCAAGGTTGTAATTGACTGTGGCTGCGGTGCAGCCTCCCACCTATCACCGCTCATATTCAGGATGGCAGGATGCAGTGTTGTGACCCTTAATTCCCAGCCTGATGGGTTTTTCCCTGGACGTGACCCTGAACCTGTCCCTGAGAACCTCTCTGAGCTCATGGATACTGTCAGGTCAACCGGGGCTGATCTGGGGATAGCCCATGATGGTGACGCCGACAGGATGGTCGCGGTGGATGACAGGGGAAGGTTCGCAAGTTTCGATAAACTCCTTGCCCTCATGGCAAGGGAGATAGGGGGCAAGATCATCACAACCGTGGATGCATCCCTCTGTGTGGATGAATGCCTTGGAGACTGCGGCCAGGTCATAAGGACACGGGTGGGTGATGTCCATGTGGCAAACTCCATCGCAGAGGAGGGCGCTGATTTCGGAGGAGAACCATCAGGGACCTGGCTGCACCCTGACTTCTGCATGTGCCCCGATGGAATACTCTCAGCCCTCAGGGTGGCCGAGCTCATCTCACGGAAGGGTCCCCTTTCGGTGCTCCTGGATGAGGTGCCCTCCTACCCAAATATAAGGGATAAGGTTCCATGCCCCGATGATAGGAAGGCACCAGTGATGGAGAGGGTGGCCTCTGAACTCAGCCGTGAATTTGCCGGCGCTACGGAGATCAACACTATAGATGGGGTCCGTATATCAATGGAGGATGGAAGCTGGGTTCTTGTGAGGCCCTCAGGGACAGAGCCATATATAAGGATAACCCTTGAGGGTAAGACCGACGAGGAGGCCCGTCAGATCCATCAGAAGACCCGTGCTTACCTTGAAAATATGATAGGGTGA
- a CDS encoding 2,3-bisphosphoglycerate-independent phosphoglycerate mutase: MKGVIMIIDGMADRPIESLGDKTPLEAAETPNMDRLASSGINGIMDPIRPGVRAGSDTSHLSILGYDPYSVYTGRGPFEAAGVGLDVRPGDIAFRCNFATADDDLVITDRRAGRIRSGTSQIAETINSMTLDGFEDVEIIFRESTGHRAVLVLRGPGLGDNVSDADPKTEGKPPKKVKALDGSPESQKTADILNSLVRESYEILRDHPVNTERIKKGEAPANIILPRGAGAVPDVEKFEKRYGLRAACIAETGLIRGIGHITGMDVIDVEGATGGTDTDLESIKNAIKDALDDEYEFLLINIDGADEAGHDGDLEGKVEFIERVDSILGDLIRDDIYFILTADHSTPVSVMDHTGDPVPITINGPEVRVDDVSVFGERAASAGGLCRIRGSDVMDILLDLMNRKEKFGA, translated from the coding sequence ATGAAAGGGGTAATAATGATAATAGATGGAATGGCCGACCGCCCCATTGAAAGCCTCGGGGATAAAACACCTCTTGAGGCCGCAGAAACCCCTAATATGGACAGGCTGGCCAGTTCAGGTATCAATGGTATAATGGATCCCATAAGACCAGGGGTCCGTGCAGGAAGCGACACATCACACCTCTCAATACTGGGATATGACCCCTACAGTGTATACACCGGACGGGGCCCATTCGAGGCCGCTGGTGTGGGGCTGGATGTGAGGCCAGGGGACATTGCGTTCAGATGCAACTTTGCAACCGCAGACGATGACCTTGTGATAACCGACAGGAGGGCAGGAAGAATAAGGTCAGGGACATCCCAGATAGCTGAGACCATCAACTCAATGACCCTCGATGGATTTGAGGACGTTGAAATAATCTTCAGGGAGTCAACAGGCCACAGGGCCGTCCTGGTCCTCAGGGGTCCCGGGCTGGGTGATAACGTATCAGATGCAGACCCCAAGACTGAAGGAAAGCCTCCAAAGAAGGTGAAGGCCCTTGATGGATCCCCTGAATCACAGAAAACCGCCGATATACTTAACAGTCTTGTGAGGGAATCCTATGAAATCCTCAGGGACCATCCAGTGAACACCGAAAGAATCAAAAAAGGGGAGGCGCCTGCAAATATAATACTGCCACGGGGTGCGGGTGCTGTTCCTGACGTTGAAAAATTTGAGAAACGCTACGGTCTTAGAGCGGCCTGTATCGCTGAAACGGGCCTCATAAGGGGTATAGGGCACATCACAGGAATGGATGTGATTGATGTTGAAGGGGCCACCGGTGGTACAGACACCGACCTGGAGAGTATAAAGAATGCGATAAAGGATGCCCTTGATGATGAATACGAGTTTCTGCTCATAAACATAGATGGTGCAGACGAGGCTGGTCATGATGGGGACCTTGAGGGTAAGGTTGAGTTCATAGAGAGGGTTGACTCCATCCTCGGTGACCTTATACGCGATGACATCTACTTCATACTCACTGCGGATCATTCAACACCGGTATCCGTAATGGACCACACAGGGGACCCTGTCCCCATCACAATAAACGGGCCAGAGGTCAGGGTTGATGATGTGAGTGTATTCGGTGAGAGGGCCGCATCTGCTGGTGGCCTCTGCAGGATAAGGGGATCTGATGTCATGGACATACTCCTTGACCTCATGAACAGAAAGGAAAAATTCGGGGCTTAA